A region from the Aegilops tauschii subsp. strangulata cultivar AL8/78 chromosome 5, Aet v6.0, whole genome shotgun sequence genome encodes:
- the LOC109748586 gene encoding LOW QUALITY PROTEIN: protein CHROMATIN REMODELING 35 (The sequence of the model RefSeq protein was modified relative to this genomic sequence to represent the inferred CDS: inserted 7 bases in 6 codons; deleted 6 bases in 4 codons; substituted 5 bases at 5 genomic stop codons), producing MAAAFYDHYSSPHVTVCASTYDCLVCIPHFSCPPCMGLICNISRSATSIEQRAHNSIEQREXKKSDIIVLDSDDDDESTGAHKQLTPEKNKQLIPSEQAGALMRVVIEGTDEVNETMHDRDQNSEIVPYSPSATLMNQYPSASYQPSAFLFERVILQKRPEECIHDLAVATHNEKIAETQVSPPLPKERKKRKVDPSSQVDGDVEIVPRKEKXKNEANPAVFDLPSEPYNPLGXDEPMEEDVPMGEDEPMEEEHIQEKESDGPEDFCNEYSVAIESSKLDTLEEAANEKEVNNVCNHEMQIHEDLGHVCRVCGMIVRRADTIIDYQWRKASRSRSYFSEKRSKDSDEIVTADVREQICAYSFPIHPRHEKQMRPHQLAGFHFLVKNIVSDKPGGCILAHAPSSGKTFMLISFIQSFLAKYPSGRPLVVLPXGILGTWKREFQRWQVEDIPLYDLCSGDRADQLEILNAWQTNRSILLVGYTQFSWIINSDGGVTVAAACWDMLLMVSNLLIMDEGHTPRNESXDVLESLCRVHTPRNVVLTLSQNHVVEVFNILNLVRPEFLKIVASHPILSQNHVAEVISSYRXXVSISGHRISKGVSDKFTESVEETLLHDDNFTRKAHVIRSLRELSKDLLHYYTGDILDELPGLVDFGVFLKLSPKQKXIVHKLEAYEKXKKNAVGTALYMHPCLSEILEVDAGDRASSLTGVTVDSLVRSINVADGXKARFFTNILALAESAREKVIAFSQYILRMNFLERLLVKTRGWQVGKEFFVTRGDNKSTSEDRQLTMDQFDNSIDAKVLFGSTKACGEGISLVGASRVVILDVLNPYVTRQPVEESVXLIAADSLEENTYETALKKEVIPKLWFEWSEQHCKSEDFQLNEVDIDDYGDELLDNRRMCPGIKALYAS from the exons ATGGCCGCTGCATTTTATGATCATTATAGTTCTCCACATGTAACTGTCTGTGCTTCTACTTATGATTGCCTTGTATGCATCCCACATTTTTCTTGTCCACCTTGCATGGGGCTTATATGCAACATCAGCAGAAGTGCTACTTCAATCGAGCAAAGAGCACACAATTCTATCGAGCAAAGAGAATAGAAAAAGAGTGACATAATAGTTCTTGATtcggatgatgatgatgaaagcACAGGAGCACACAAACAACTGACGCCTGAGAAAAATAAACAGCTGATACCATCAGAACAGGCTGGTGCTCTCATGAGAGTGGTAATCGAAGGAACTGATGAAGTAAATGAGACAATGCATGATAGAGACCAAAACAGTGAAATTGTTCCATATAGTCCAAGTGCAACTTTAATGAATCAGTATCCTTCGGCCAGCTATCAACCATCAGCATTTCTGTTTGAGAGAGTTATATTGCAGAAAAGACCTGAGGAATGTATCCATGATCTGGCT GTTGCTACCCATAATGAGAAAATAGCAGAAACACAAGTTTCCCCTCCACTTCCTAAGGAGAGA AAAAAACGAAAAGTTGATCCAAGCTCCCAAGTAGATGGGGATGTTGAAATTGTgccaagaaaagaaa gaaaaaatgaagcAAATCCAGCAGTATTTGATTTGCCCTCAGAACCTTACAATCCTCTGGGGTAAGACGAGCCTATGGAGGAAGATGTGCCTATGGGGGAAGATGAGCCTATGGAGGAAGAACATATACAAGAAAAGGAAAGTGATGGTCCTGAAGATTTTTGCAATGAGTACTCAGTGGCAATTGAAAGCTCTAAG CTCGACACACTTGAAGAGGCAGCCAATGAGAAAGAGGTGAACAACGTCTGCAATCATGAAATGCAGATTCATGAAGATCTGGGCCATGTATGCCGTGTCTGCGGTATGATTGTG AGAAGGGCTGACACAATCATTGATTATCAGTGGAGAAAG GCATCAAGGTCAAGATCATATTTCTCTGAAAAGCGTTCAAAGGATTCTGATGAGATTGTCACTGCTGATGTGA GAGAGCAGATTTGTGCCTA TTCATTCCCTATTCATCCAAGACATGAAAAGCAAATGAGACCACATCAGTTGGCAGGTTTCCACTTTCTGGTTAAGAATATAGTATCTGACAAACCAGGAGGTTGCATTCTAGCTCATGCCCCTAGTTCGGGGAAAACATTT ATGCTGATTAGTTTTATTCAGAGCTTCTTGGCAAAGTATCCCTCTGGAAGGCCTCTCGTTGTACTCC AAGGCATATTAGGTACATGGAAACGGGAATTTCAACGGTGGCAAGTGGAGGACATACCTCTGTATGATTTGTGCTCT GGTGACAGAGCAGATCAGTTGGAAATCCTTAACGCTTGGCAAACCAATAGGAGTATCCTCTTGGTTGGATACACTCAGTTCTCTTGGATCATTAATAGTGATGGGGGTGTCACCGTCGCAGCTGCATGCTGGGACATGTTGCTTATGGTCTCTAACCTACTTATAATGGATGAGGGCCATACACCTAGGAATGAGT ACGATGTGCTAGAATCACTGTGCAGAGTACATACTCCACGTAATGTGGTCCTTACACTTTCCCAGAATCACGTCGTAGAAGTGTTCAACATCTTGAACCTTGTACGCCCAGAGTTTCTCAAGATAGTAGCATCTCATCCTATACTTTCCCAGAATCACGTCGCAGAAGT CATCTCATCCTATCGTTGATAAGTATCAATATCAGGTCACAGGATTTCAAAAGGGGTCTCTGATAAATTCACCGAGTCAGTAGAAGAGACCCTACTGCATGATGATAACTTCACGAGAAAAGCACATGTCATTAGAAGTCTTAGAGAACTATCAAAAGATTTGCTTCACTACTACACGGGTGATATCTTGGATGAACTACCTGGCCTAGTAGACTTCGGTGTCTTCTTGAAACTCAGCCCCAAGCAGAAATAAATCGTTCATAAGTTGGAAGCCTatgaga taaaaaaaaacgCAGTAGGAACTGCCCTGTACATGCATCCATGCCTGTCAGAAATATTAGAAGTTGATGCTGGAGATAGGGCTTCCAGCTTGACAGGTGTAACTGTTGATAGTCTGGTCCGGTCTATCAACGTGGCCGACGG GAAGGCCAGATTTTTCACCAATATCCTGGCACTTGCGGAATCTGCGAGAGAGAAGGTCATTGCATTTAGTCAGTACATT CTTCGCATGAATTTTTTGGAAAGGCTATTGGTTAAGACAAGGGGCTGGCAAGTAGGAAAGGAGTTCTTTGTGACCCGTGGTGATAATAAATCTACTTCAGAAGATAGACAACTGACAATGGATCAGTTTGACAACTCTATTGATGCAAAAGTCCTGTTTGGCTCTACCAAGGCATGTGGGGAGGGCATCTCCCTGGTCGGCGCATCAAGAGTCGTCATTCTAGATGTTTTGAACCCCTATGTTACCCGTCAGCCAGTAGAAGAAAGTG GGCTCATAGCAGCTGATTCTCTGGAGGAGAACACCTATGAAACTGCATTGAAGAAGGAGGTGATACCAAAGCTGTGGTTTGAATGGAGCGAGCAGCACTGCAAGTCGGAGGACTTCCAGCTGAACGAAGTCGATATCGACGACTATGGGGATGAGCTGCTGGACAACAGGAGGATGTGCCCGGGCATCAAGGCTTTGTATGCAAGTTGA